The Mesobacillus jeotgali genome window below encodes:
- a CDS encoding HD family phosphohydrolase, translating to MEKLQVQLTAILNLLNIKIFRVLLFLLIGIVMYSTMYSNVKPEKLNLELFSVAEKTIRSPITIEDKESTEANRREAVEKVNDVYRVKSEYAQNRVDLVTSIFGSVSEVNNEVQEEIDQKKKTAEEADVEDAPAPEGPSNEEKLAMLKTKLTENETKSLSDEVFIALLQAPKEELLVAKDLTVTAINNTMKHSVPADEVENAKLNVEEELKYTSLSSSLKKAVIELGRYAVVQNEFYDPEATEDQRQQAMDSVEPVRILEGQILVDEGQLISRDVYKKLQLVGLLESENSYKPFIGLAMLVALILFSLFVIFNEMENGDKKQKNLLIFSIIFITSILLMKLVSLFDEFEYSEIGYLFPAAMGAMLIKMLINERLALFQMAILAVTGSIIFNEGITGTLNVTIGIYILISGLAAILFLQKQNRRSKILQAGIFVSLVNLVVIISILFLRNSQYSGLEYGFYFIAAFVSGIVSAVLTIGLLPFFEAGFGILSTLRLIELSNPNHPLLRKILTEAPGTYHHSVMVANLSEAACEAIGANGLLARVGCYYHDIGKTKRPQFFIENQINMDNPHDKLPALTSKNIIIAHATDGAEMLRKHRMPKEIIDIAEQHHGTTLLKFFYHKAKQGGHEVKEEDFRYPGPKPQTKESAVIGIADSVEAAVRSMAHPTHEQIETLVHNIIGDRLQDGQLGECDITLKELDTVAETLCETLKGIFHSRIEYPEMNKQKVKQA from the coding sequence ATGGAAAAGCTGCAGGTCCAGTTAACTGCCATATTGAATTTGTTGAATATAAAGATTTTCCGGGTTTTGTTATTTTTGCTGATTGGTATTGTGATGTATTCAACGATGTATAGCAATGTAAAACCTGAAAAGCTTAATTTGGAGTTATTCTCTGTGGCGGAGAAAACCATCCGGTCGCCTATCACTATTGAGGATAAGGAAAGCACGGAAGCGAACCGCAGGGAAGCTGTCGAGAAAGTCAATGATGTTTACAGAGTCAAAAGTGAATATGCTCAGAACAGGGTTGATTTAGTCACTTCCATTTTCGGTTCGGTTTCAGAAGTCAATAATGAAGTGCAGGAAGAGATCGACCAGAAGAAGAAAACAGCTGAAGAAGCGGATGTGGAAGATGCTCCTGCTCCTGAAGGTCCTTCGAATGAAGAAAAACTGGCAATGTTAAAAACGAAGTTGACCGAGAATGAAACTAAAAGCTTATCAGACGAAGTTTTCATTGCTTTGCTTCAAGCACCGAAGGAAGAATTGCTGGTTGCCAAGGACCTTACGGTTACGGCGATTAATAATACGATGAAGCACAGCGTTCCCGCTGATGAGGTGGAGAATGCGAAGTTAAATGTTGAGGAAGAATTGAAGTATACAAGTTTAAGCAGCAGTTTAAAGAAAGCTGTTATTGAGCTCGGACGCTATGCAGTCGTCCAGAATGAGTTCTACGATCCAGAAGCAACCGAGGACCAGCGCCAGCAGGCTATGGACAGTGTTGAACCTGTCAGGATCCTCGAAGGGCAAATTCTTGTCGACGAAGGGCAGCTCATCAGCAGGGATGTCTATAAAAAGCTTCAGCTAGTGGGCCTGTTAGAAAGTGAGAACTCCTATAAGCCTTTCATCGGGCTAGCTATGCTTGTAGCTTTGATCCTTTTTTCCTTGTTTGTCATCTTTAACGAAATGGAAAACGGGGATAAAAAGCAGAAGAATCTTTTGATTTTCAGCATCATATTCATTACCTCGATTTTGTTGATGAAGCTGGTCAGCCTTTTCGATGAATTTGAATACTCGGAGATTGGCTATCTTTTCCCGGCGGCAATGGGAGCAATGCTGATCAAGATGCTGATCAATGAAAGACTGGCGTTGTTTCAAATGGCTATCCTGGCTGTTACAGGGTCGATCATCTTTAATGAAGGAATAACTGGAACGCTGAATGTTACCATCGGGATTTATATTTTGATCAGCGGTCTGGCAGCCATTTTATTCCTGCAAAAACAGAATCGCCGTTCAAAAATCCTGCAGGCGGGGATTTTTGTATCTCTGGTTAACCTGGTTGTGATCATTTCAATTCTGTTTTTAAGGAACAGCCAGTATTCTGGTCTGGAATACGGTTTTTATTTTATTGCTGCATTTGTGTCCGGAATTGTTTCAGCTGTATTGACAATCGGTTTGCTGCCATTTTTCGAAGCAGGATTTGGCATTTTATCAACATTAAGGCTGATTGAACTTTCCAATCCAAACCACCCGCTTTTAAGAAAAATTCTCACAGAAGCTCCAGGTACTTATCATCACAGTGTAATGGTGGCTAATTTATCCGAGGCGGCGTGTGAAGCGATCGGAGCTAATGGGCTTCTGGCAAGGGTAGGATGCTATTATCATGACATCGGGAAAACGAAACGCCCGCAATTCTTTATTGAAAACCAGATTAATATGGATAATCCACACGACAAATTGCCGGCGTTGACAAGCAAAAACATTATAATCGCCCATGCTACCGACGGAGCTGAGATGCTGCGAAAGCACCGGATGCCTAAAGAGATCATTGATATCGCAGAACAGCACCACGGTACAACATTATTAAAATTCTTTTATCATAAGGCAAAGCAAGGCGGGCATGAGGTAAAAGAAGAGGATTTCCGTTATCCAGGGCCCAAGCCGCAAACAAAAGAGTCTGCGGTCATCGGGATTGCGGATAGTGTTGAGGCTGCCGTGAGATCGATGGCGCACCCGACACATGAGCAGATTGAAACGCTAGTGCATAATATTATTGGGGACCGGCTGCAGGATGGCCAGCTGGGTGAATGTGATATCACTTTGAAGGAACTGGATACCGTCGCTGAGACACTTTGTGAAACACTAAAGGGAATCTTCCATTCGAGAATTGAATATCCAGAAATGAATAAGCAGAAGGTGAAGCAGGCATGA
- the yqfC gene encoding sporulation protein YqfC — MAKKWGQYVRKWMTQKMDLPQDVMMDLPRITMIGQVHIYIENHRGLLAFSDGEVRLMIKGGQLLVKGKAFVIKTILPEEILLEGKIDQVIYIND; from the coding sequence ATGGCAAAAAAATGGGGCCAGTATGTACGCAAATGGATGACACAAAAGATGGATCTTCCTCAAGATGTCATGATGGATCTCCCTAGAATCACGATGATTGGGCAAGTCCATATTTATATAGAGAATCACCGGGGTCTGCTTGCGTTTTCGGATGGAGAGGTGCGCTTGATGATCAAAGGGGGCCAGCTTCTCGTCAAGGGAAAAGCATTTGTGATCAAGACAATATTGCCTGAGGAAATCTTGCTCGAAGGGAAAATAGATCAGGTTATTTATATAAATGATTGA
- the rpsU gene encoding 30S ribosomal protein S21: MSKTVVRKNESLEDALRRFKRTVSKSGTIQEARKREFYEKPSVKRKKKSEAARKRKF, translated from the coding sequence ATGTCTAAAACTGTCGTTCGTAAAAACGAATCGCTTGAAGATGCTCTTCGACGCTTCAAACGTACTGTATCTAAATCAGGTACTATCCAAGAAGCTAGAAAGCGCGAATTCTACGAAAAACCTAGTGTAAAGCGTAAGAAGAAGTCTGAAGCTGCTAGAAAACGCAAGTTCTAA
- a CDS encoding GatB/YqeY domain-containing protein, with product MSLLERLNNDMKQAMKNKEKDRLTTIRMVKASLQNEAIKFGKQELSEEEELTVLSREVKQRKDSLQEFEKAGRQDLVEKIQTELKHVEVYMPQQLSEEEVTEIVKEAIAETGAASKADMGRVMAVLMPKVKGKADGSLVNKLVQQHLS from the coding sequence TTGAGCCTGCTCGAGCGTTTAAATAATGATATGAAACAAGCGATGAAGAACAAAGAAAAGGACAGACTCACGACGATTCGGATGGTCAAAGCGTCCCTGCAAAACGAAGCAATCAAGTTCGGCAAGCAGGAATTATCCGAAGAAGAAGAGTTAACTGTACTTTCTCGTGAAGTGAAACAACGCAAAGATTCCCTCCAGGAATTTGAAAAAGCTGGTCGTCAAGACCTCGTTGAAAAGATACAAACAGAACTAAAGCATGTCGAAGTTTACATGCCACAGCAGCTTAGCGAAGAAGAAGTGACGGAAATCGTCAAAGAAGCTATCGCGGAGACCGGTGCGGCATCGAAAGCCGATATGGGTAGAGTAATGGCTGTCCTTATGCCTAAAGTAAAAGGTAAAGCAGACGGATCTCTCGTTAATAAACTTGTACAACAACACCTTTCATAA
- the era gene encoding GTPase Era, producing the protein MNFNNQGSNNKSHKSGFISIIGRPNVGKSTFLNRVIGQKIAIMSDKPQTTRNKVQGVLTLDDSQLIFIDTPGIHKPKHRLGDFMMKVAQNTLKEVDLVLFMVNAQEGYGRGEEFIIEKLQNVKTPVFLVINKIDKIHPDELIKLIESYNEKFNFAEIVPISALEGNNVEKLLEQIKERMPEGPQFYPADQVTDHPERFIVSELIREKALHLTREEIPHSLAVVIEKMERQPEKEMVHVMATIIVERDSQKGIIIGKQGSMLKEIGKRARHDIENLLGTKVFLELWVKVQKDWRNKATQLRDFGFREDEY; encoded by the coding sequence ATGAATTTTAATAATCAAGGCAGTAACAACAAATCTCACAAATCAGGCTTCATTTCCATTATTGGAAGACCTAATGTAGGAAAGTCGACCTTTCTTAACAGGGTGATCGGGCAAAAGATTGCGATCATGAGCGATAAACCGCAAACGACCCGTAATAAGGTGCAGGGTGTCCTTACGCTTGATGATTCCCAGTTGATATTCATAGACACACCAGGGATCCATAAACCAAAACATCGTCTTGGCGATTTCATGATGAAGGTAGCGCAGAACACATTGAAAGAAGTCGACCTGGTATTGTTTATGGTCAATGCCCAGGAAGGATATGGACGTGGTGAAGAGTTTATCATCGAGAAACTTCAGAATGTAAAAACACCGGTATTCCTTGTCATCAATAAAATCGATAAGATCCACCCGGATGAGCTGATCAAACTAATTGAGTCCTACAATGAAAAATTTAACTTTGCTGAAATTGTTCCGATATCTGCTCTAGAAGGTAATAATGTCGAAAAGCTCCTGGAGCAAATCAAGGAGAGAATGCCGGAAGGTCCTCAGTTCTATCCCGCTGACCAGGTGACGGATCATCCTGAACGTTTCATTGTTTCTGAATTGATCAGGGAAAAAGCACTGCATTTGACAAGGGAAGAAATTCCACATTCGCTTGCTGTTGTAATTGAAAAGATGGAACGCCAGCCTGAAAAGGAAATGGTGCATGTCATGGCTACAATCATTGTAGAAAGGGATTCCCAGAAGGGCATCATCATTGGCAAGCAGGGCAGTATGCTGAAGGAAATCGGAAAAAGGGCACGTCATGATATCGAGAATCTGCTTGGTACGAAAGTATTTCTGGAATTGTGGGTAAAGGTGCAGAAGGATTGGAGAAACAAAGCGACACAGCTTCGTGACTTTGGATTCAGGGAAGATGAGTATTAA
- the ybeY gene encoding rRNA maturation RNase YbeY, with translation MSLEIDFLDEVNELSDHEINEIEKLLNYAASQENVQDGSELSITFVSNERIQEINREYRDKDRPTDVISFALEEMGEGELEIVGEDIPRILGDIIISIPKAREQAEEYNHSFMRELGFLAVHGLLHLLGYDHMNEQDEKQMFDRQKEILDGFGLGR, from the coding sequence ATGAGTTTAGAAATCGATTTTTTGGATGAAGTAAATGAATTATCAGATCACGAAATAAATGAAATAGAAAAATTGTTGAACTATGCGGCAAGTCAGGAGAATGTCCAGGATGGCAGTGAACTTTCCATTACATTCGTATCGAATGAAAGAATTCAGGAAATAAATCGTGAATATCGTGACAAGGATCGTCCGACAGATGTCATTTCTTTTGCTCTCGAGGAAATGGGTGAAGGGGAATTGGAGATTGTGGGAGAGGATATTCCTAGGATCCTTGGTGACATCATTATTTCAATTCCAAAAGCAAGGGAACAGGCAGAAGAGTATAACCATTCCTTCATGAGGGAGCTTGGATTCCTTGCGGTACATGGGCTCCTGCATTTATTAGGCTATGACCATATGAATGAACAGGATGAAAAACAGATGTTCGACAGACAAAAAGAAATTCTGGATGGGTTTGGACTTGGCCGCTGA
- the yqfD gene encoding sporulation protein YqfD, producing the protein MKNQWIHSFSGTVKVKLTGKGIERFLNQLTRNGVSIWNVKKHGSEAVTFYVNLQDVKKLRIPARDSNCKIRFLERAGGPFFLKKLWTNSGFLAGAFLFLALMILLSNMVWGIEIKGASPATEHQIRKELDRMGIGVGKLQFSLDSVESIQKELTDKVGALTWIGVELKGTTYHFQAVEKSEPKKAEVAGPRHLVAKRKAAIYKIFVEKGEPVVEVNDYVMPGQLLVSGLYGKEDDLKVVAAEGKILGETWYTTKVELPLKSTFQVYNGNEKKKYSLIVAGKGLPLWGFGKPEFSEYETEVNEQPVKFFKWELPIKVEKKTLREREQVTRVYSRKEAIESAKDLARKDIKNYLPENAIIKGEKILHQSIENDKVKLTTHFTIIEDIAVGQPIIKETENDRRLKNDGNTTGEPN; encoded by the coding sequence ATGAAAAACCAATGGATTCATAGCTTTTCTGGCACAGTAAAAGTGAAATTGACCGGAAAGGGCATAGAAAGATTCTTGAATCAGCTGACACGAAATGGTGTTTCGATATGGAATGTAAAAAAACATGGATCAGAGGCTGTCACCTTTTATGTCAATCTTCAGGATGTGAAAAAACTCAGGATACCGGCAAGGGACAGCAACTGTAAAATCAGGTTTTTAGAAAGGGCAGGGGGCCCTTTCTTTTTAAAGAAATTATGGACAAACAGTGGTTTTTTGGCCGGGGCATTCTTATTTTTAGCTTTAATGATACTTCTGTCCAACATGGTTTGGGGCATTGAGATAAAAGGAGCGAGCCCCGCGACAGAACACCAGATTCGCAAGGAACTGGACAGGATGGGGATTGGCGTCGGCAAATTGCAGTTTTCCCTAGATAGTGTGGAGAGCATCCAGAAGGAGCTCACAGATAAAGTAGGGGCCCTTACGTGGATTGGTGTGGAGCTGAAAGGGACGACCTACCATTTTCAGGCGGTAGAAAAGAGTGAGCCGAAAAAAGCAGAAGTCGCAGGACCAAGGCACCTGGTAGCAAAACGTAAGGCAGCCATCTACAAGATCTTCGTCGAAAAAGGGGAACCAGTTGTTGAAGTGAATGATTATGTTATGCCTGGACAGCTTCTTGTTTCCGGTCTCTATGGGAAAGAGGATGATTTGAAAGTAGTTGCGGCCGAAGGCAAAATTCTTGGTGAGACATGGTATACAACCAAGGTGGAATTGCCGTTGAAGAGCACGTTTCAGGTTTATAACGGTAATGAAAAAAAGAAATATTCGCTTATCGTGGCTGGCAAAGGTTTGCCTTTATGGGGATTCGGAAAACCTGAGTTCAGTGAATATGAAACAGAAGTGAATGAACAGCCAGTGAAATTTTTCAAGTGGGAACTCCCTATAAAGGTTGAAAAAAAGACCCTCAGGGAGCGGGAGCAGGTGACACGCGTCTATTCGAGGAAAGAAGCAATCGAAAGTGCAAAAGATTTAGCGAGAAAGGATATAAAAAACTACCTTCCTGAAAATGCTATCATTAAAGGGGAAAAAATTTTACATCAGTCAATTGAGAATGATAAAGTAAAGCTAACAACACATTTTACGATCATTGAAGATATAGCAGTAGGACAACCAATTATCAAGGAGACTGAGAATGACAGAAGACTTAAAAACGATGGAAATACAACTGGCGAACCCAACTGA
- a CDS encoding PhoH family protein yields the protein MTEDLKTMEIQLANPTEAISLFGNADMNLKLIEQELGVSIVTRGESVGISGPEDKVEMAQDVLDNLLAVIRKGISISQRETVYAIQMAEKGTLEYFRDLYDEEISKNVKGKSIRVKTLGQRHYVNAIKSRDLVFGIGPAGTGKTYLAVVMAVTALKNGSVSKIILTRPAVEAGESLGFLPGDLKEKVDPYLRPLYDALHDILGTEHTLRLIERGTIEIAPLAYMRGRTLDDAFVILDEAQNTTQAQMKMFLTRLGFGSKMIITGDTSQIDLPKGAKSGLVEAEKVLMNVSGISFVHLEQADVVRHPLVGKIIEAYGKNE from the coding sequence ATGACAGAAGACTTAAAAACGATGGAAATACAACTGGCGAACCCAACTGAAGCCATATCATTATTTGGCAATGCAGATATGAACCTTAAACTGATTGAACAGGAACTAGGTGTCTCGATTGTGACCAGGGGAGAATCAGTAGGCATCTCCGGACCTGAGGACAAGGTGGAGATGGCTCAGGATGTTTTGGATAATCTGCTTGCTGTCATCCGCAAAGGGATCAGTATCAGCCAGAGAGAAACTGTATACGCGATTCAAATGGCTGAAAAGGGTACCCTGGAATATTTCAGGGATTTATATGATGAAGAAATCAGTAAGAATGTTAAGGGTAAATCGATCAGGGTCAAGACTCTTGGCCAAAGGCATTACGTGAATGCGATCAAAAGCCGCGATTTGGTCTTTGGCATTGGCCCAGCTGGTACTGGTAAGACGTATCTAGCGGTGGTAATGGCAGTCACAGCACTTAAAAATGGTTCAGTGTCCAAAATCATCCTGACCAGACCGGCAGTAGAAGCAGGAGAAAGCCTTGGATTCCTTCCTGGAGACTTAAAGGAGAAGGTGGACCCATATCTTCGCCCATTATATGATGCCCTTCACGATATTCTTGGTACGGAACACACATTGCGCTTGATAGAAAGAGGGACAATTGAAATTGCACCCCTTGCCTATATGAGAGGCCGAACACTTGATGATGCATTTGTGATCCTGGACGAGGCGCAGAATACGACTCAAGCCCAGATGAAGATGTTTTTGACTCGATTGGGATTTGGGTCTAAAATGATCATTACTGGGGATACCTCACAGATTGATTTGCCAAAGGGTGCTAAATCAGGTCTGGTTGAAGCAGAAAAAGTGCTGATGAATGTCTCTGGAATTTCCTTTGTTCATCTTGAACAGGCTGATGTAGTACGACATCCACTTGTCGGCAAGATCATCGAGGCATATGGTAAAAACGAATAA
- a CDS encoding diacylglycerol kinase family protein, with product MAADKKRKHTLASSFKFGFEGIAAAAVKERNVKIHIAISVFVILSGFVFSISKYEWIAIILSIGGMISMEMMNTAIERTVDMYTKEYHPLAKQAKDIAAGAVLVFAISSVIIGFIIFLPRLLAWF from the coding sequence TTGGCCGCTGATAAAAAGAGGAAGCATACACTTGCTTCCTCTTTCAAATTCGGTTTCGAGGGAATTGCGGCAGCTGCAGTGAAGGAGCGAAATGTCAAAATCCATATAGCTATTTCCGTTTTTGTCATTTTATCTGGGTTTGTTTTTTCCATCAGCAAGTACGAATGGATTGCCATTATTTTATCCATTGGCGGAATGATTTCGATGGAAATGATGAATACGGCAATTGAAAGAACCGTAGATATGTACACGAAAGAATACCACCCGCTAGCCAAGCAGGCAAAAGATATTGCCGCTGGTGCCGTCCTGGTTTTTGCGATTTCCAGTGTCATCATCGGATTCATTATTTTTCTGCCAAGATTATTAGCATGGTTTTAG
- a CDS encoding Na/Pi symporter, which produces MVYLLFFLLFLAVFIGGMTLLRKGLFDLSASRMKNWLAHMTDTPLKGLIAGTIVTALLHSSSAVMVITIGLISAGLLKFSNSIGIILGSNIGTTFTLEIITFNIDAFIVPFAVIGAILMVMKNKTWQNIGAISFGIAAVFAAMQGFTFLADPVTSLPIVELALANLNNSHLISIFTGMAVTALIQSSTAMTGIIMGFLSEGTLSMDSAIAAMLGANIGTCITAMLASIGAGKEARLTALAHVWLNVAGAAVFYPFIDQIASLAALTATRPEVQLAHVSVIYNIIASLLVLPVAEKFGRMIEFFHGRV; this is translated from the coding sequence ATGGTCTATCTATTATTTTTCCTATTATTCCTTGCCGTTTTCATCGGCGGGATGACATTGCTTCGAAAAGGCTTATTCGATTTATCCGCAAGCAGAATGAAGAACTGGCTGGCCCACATGACCGATACCCCATTAAAAGGGTTGATTGCCGGAACCATCGTTACAGCCCTTCTGCACAGCAGTTCGGCTGTCATGGTCATCACGATCGGCCTAATTTCTGCAGGCCTGCTGAAGTTCTCGAATTCAATCGGTATCATTCTTGGATCGAATATCGGGACAACCTTCACCCTTGAAATCATCACCTTCAATATCGACGCATTTATCGTGCCTTTTGCTGTCATCGGCGCTATTTTAATGGTAATGAAAAATAAAACCTGGCAGAACATTGGAGCCATTTCATTTGGGATTGCAGCTGTTTTTGCAGCAATGCAAGGCTTCACTTTCCTAGCTGACCCTGTCACTAGCCTTCCAATTGTTGAGCTTGCCCTCGCCAACCTCAACAACAGCCATTTAATAAGCATATTTACAGGCATGGCTGTAACAGCCCTGATCCAGTCCAGTACCGCAATGACTGGAATCATCATGGGATTTCTGTCTGAAGGGACTCTAAGCATGGATTCAGCAATAGCCGCTATGCTTGGTGCCAATATAGGAACATGCATTACCGCCATGCTGGCGTCGATTGGAGCAGGAAAAGAGGCCAGGCTTACAGCATTGGCCCATGTATGGCTGAATGTCGCTGGGGCGGCAGTCTTCTATCCATTCATTGACCAAATAGCCTCTTTGGCTGCCTTGACTGCCACAAGACCAGAAGTCCAACTTGCGCATGTCAGTGTCATTTACAATATAATCGCTTCCTTGCTCGTACTTCCTGTTGCCGAGAAATTCGGCAGGATGATTGAATTCTTCCATGGAAGGGTCTAA
- a CDS encoding nodulation protein NfeD, which produces MNGGGELNIKSVIAGIIILLSLASWINPFTADADQKVVYVVPIEETVEKGLLAFLERAVEEAEEAGAEAIIFDVNTPGGAVDAAGGIGKLLTGTDLKTVAFVNKQALSAGAYISLNTDEIYMVPGSTMGSAAIIDQQGNTAGKKAESYWFAAMKAAAVEGGRDPIYAQAMADDSIDLPELGAGKGKLLTLTADQALEVGYSEGTVKNLNELLGKLGYEDAEIRNVNETFAEKLARFITHPVVIPILMTVGSLGLVLELYSPGFGLPGIAGLSALLLFFYGHMVAGLAGFETLILFVLGLGLILLEFFIPGGIAGVIGLLAIIASFFMASDNVIHMGISLLIALTASIVLSILMIRVFGKKMKFFKRIILTDSTSTEKGYVSNKNRLELIGVEGITLTPLRPSGTIIVEDERIDAVSEGGFIANGKRVRIVKTEGSRIVVREIEDI; this is translated from the coding sequence ATGAATGGAGGTGGCGAATTGAATATAAAATCAGTGATTGCGGGCATCATCATCCTCTTGTCACTGGCCAGCTGGATCAATCCGTTCACTGCAGATGCTGATCAAAAAGTAGTCTATGTGGTGCCGATTGAAGAAACAGTCGAAAAGGGCCTGCTTGCCTTCCTGGAAAGAGCGGTGGAGGAAGCGGAAGAGGCTGGTGCGGAAGCAATCATTTTTGATGTAAATACACCTGGCGGGGCGGTAGACGCAGCCGGAGGCATCGGTAAGCTGCTGACGGGCACTGATTTGAAAACTGTGGCCTTCGTCAATAAGCAGGCATTATCAGCAGGTGCCTATATCTCCCTGAATACCGATGAGATTTATATGGTTCCCGGATCTACAATGGGATCAGCTGCAATCATCGACCAGCAAGGCAATACTGCTGGAAAGAAAGCGGAGTCATACTGGTTTGCTGCCATGAAGGCGGCAGCTGTTGAAGGTGGAAGGGATCCGATATATGCCCAGGCAATGGCTGATGACAGCATCGATCTTCCGGAACTAGGGGCAGGCAAAGGAAAGCTCCTGACACTTACGGCAGATCAGGCACTTGAAGTCGGGTATTCGGAAGGAACGGTTAAAAACCTCAATGAGTTATTGGGAAAACTGGGTTATGAGGATGCCGAAATCAGGAATGTGAATGAGACGTTCGCGGAAAAACTGGCGAGATTCATCACGCATCCTGTTGTGATTCCGATCCTGATGACAGTCGGAAGCCTTGGTTTGGTTCTGGAGCTGTATTCTCCTGGATTTGGACTGCCGGGTATAGCAGGTTTATCAGCACTGCTATTATTCTTCTACGGGCATATGGTAGCTGGCCTCGCTGGTTTTGAGACATTGATACTATTCGTACTTGGCCTTGGCCTCATCTTGCTTGAGTTCTTCATACCAGGTGGAATAGCTGGAGTTATTGGCTTACTAGCTATCATCGCGAGCTTTTTTATGGCATCGGATAATGTGATTCATATGGGGATATCATTACTGATCGCATTGACTGCGTCCATCGTTTTATCTATTCTGATGATAAGGGTGTTTGGAAAAAAGATGAAATTTTTCAAAAGAATCATACTGACAGATTCAACAAGCACTGAAAAAGGTTATGTATCAAATAAAAATCGCCTGGAATTGATAGGTGTCGAAGGTATCACATTGACTCCCCTCAGGCCATCTGGAACGATCATTGTTGAGGATGAACGCATAGATGCAGTCAGTGAGGGTGGCTTTATAGCAAATGGGAAGAGAGTCAGGATTGTGAAAACCGAAGGCTCGAGGATTGTGGTTAGAGAAATTGAAGATATCTAG
- the floA gene encoding flotillin-like protein FloA (flotillin-like protein involved in membrane lipid rafts), whose amino-acid sequence MEAGTAFVLVAIALGIIFLGVLLTFVPVMLWISALAAGVRVSIFTLIGMRLRRVIPSRVINPMIKAHKAGLNVTTNQLESHYLAGGNVDRVVNALIAAHRANIELSFERAAAIDLAGRDVLEAVQMSVNPKVIETPFIAGVAMDGIEVKAKARITVRANIDRLVGGAGEETIVARVGEGIVSTIGSSDNHKKVLENPDMISQTVLSKGLDAGTAFEILSIDIADVDIGKNIGAELQTEQAEADKKIAQAKAEERRAMAVAQEQEMKARVEEMRAKVVEAEATVPLAMAEALREGNIGVMDYMNIQNIEADTDMRGSIGKLSNNKKDDKNNN is encoded by the coding sequence ATGGAAGCAGGTACAGCATTTGTTTTAGTTGCCATTGCACTTGGGATCATTTTCCTTGGTGTTTTACTGACATTCGTACCGGTAATGCTATGGATTTCAGCATTAGCAGCAGGTGTCAGGGTCAGCATTTTCACGCTGATTGGTATGAGGTTGAGAAGGGTTATTCCAAGCAGGGTCATCAATCCGATGATCAAGGCGCACAAGGCAGGTTTGAATGTGACAACGAACCAGCTTGAAAGCCACTATCTTGCAGGAGGTAATGTTGACAGGGTAGTAAACGCCCTGATTGCAGCGCACCGTGCGAATATTGAGCTTTCATTCGAAAGAGCCGCAGCGATTGACCTTGCTGGCCGTGATGTACTGGAAGCAGTGCAAATGAGTGTAAATCCAAAGGTAATTGAAACACCATTCATCGCTGGTGTGGCCATGGATGGAATCGAAGTAAAGGCTAAAGCCAGGATTACAGTAAGAGCGAACATCGACCGCCTTGTCGGGGGTGCTGGTGAAGAGACAATCGTGGCCCGTGTAGGCGAGGGGATCGTATCGACGATCGGTTCTTCTGACAACCATAAAAAAGTGTTGGAAAATCCGGATATGATTTCGCAAACAGTTCTTTCCAAAGGACTGGATGCAGGTACGGCTTTTGAAATTCTATCGATTGATATTGCGGATGTTGATATCGGCAAGAATATTGGTGCAGAGCTTCAGACAGAACAGGCAGAAGCAGACAAGAAGATTGCCCAGGCAAAAGCCGAAGAGCGCCGCGCTATGGCCGTAGCTCAGGAACAGGAAATGAAAGCGCGCGTCGAGGAAATGAGAGCGAAGGTCGTCGAGGCCGAAGCAACTGTCCCATTGGCAATGGCGGAAGCACTGCGTGAAGGCAATATTGGTGTAATGGACTATATGAATATCCAGAACATCGAAGCAGACACAGATATGAGAGGCTCCATTGGCAAGCTATCAAACAATAAAAAAGATGACAAAAATAATAATTGA